One Streptomyces lincolnensis genomic region harbors:
- a CDS encoding tetratricopeptide repeat protein: MTDQAVDTGDVELSGDAAAESRFLGRTRELKELRADIERAGLDTLAGRKAPRARVLLIAGRPGSGRTALAEELVRQVADRYRDGVLRARLGEPDGTPVPVERAARELLTALDVSAPAGADEDDLTEALREALADRRMLILLDDAATAEQVDALLPETPECLVVAVSGGPLTGISDVRPCTLGGLDTKSAVELLSRHTGSVRITVDPRAAEGLAEECQGQPAALMLAGGWLAARPKAAVSDLAKQLHAEGDEGTPLSRVFRLAYSALPTPAARILRLLSLAPAGLVDPQTASALAGCSVSGARTTLDDFVALGLLHAVDSPLPQYEVPGCLHPLLKTLAESQDRPAELQLARARMLERTLRLLQSCRAITETDSPEARQKLLAMPQALRFPNPRAAAEWLSVRGPALLAAARLAVADGELDTLARRLMSQLVRAMVAHFGTQAAAPDLYGIHRLVLDVAERRDLPREKAAALLNLADLDARTGRTQDALARYRAALDAGREANDPYATGRAMESVGGAHLETGDYDRAADWFGRALAQRLARDERADAARLYGRIAAAHTYAGRYGEALRNWRAAVAGHRKNGDVTSHARALSELARVQEYAGRPEESLRTCQEAVEWARRAEDVRLQAALQLRLADTLDRLGDPVAAAMHRGTAEQLLGEELSEAEPEPETPDLPEHDANACEIRSTSAED, translated from the coding sequence GTGACGGATCAGGCGGTGGACACAGGCGACGTGGAGCTGTCGGGAGACGCTGCCGCGGAGAGTCGATTCCTGGGCCGCACAAGGGAGTTGAAAGAGCTCCGGGCCGACATCGAACGGGCCGGCCTGGACACCCTCGCCGGCCGCAAGGCCCCCCGCGCGCGCGTGCTCCTCATCGCGGGAAGGCCCGGCTCGGGGCGCACAGCGCTCGCCGAGGAACTCGTCCGGCAGGTCGCGGACCGTTACCGGGACGGCGTGCTCCGGGCCCGCCTCGGCGAGCCGGACGGCACGCCCGTGCCGGTGGAGCGCGCGGCCCGTGAACTGCTCACCGCTCTCGACGTGTCGGCGCCGGCGGGGGCGGACGAGGACGACCTCACCGAGGCGCTCCGCGAGGCCCTCGCCGACCGTCGGATGCTGATCCTGCTGGACGACGCGGCCACCGCCGAGCAGGTCGACGCCCTGCTGCCCGAGACCCCCGAGTGCCTGGTCGTCGCCGTCTCCGGGGGGCCGCTCACCGGGATCTCCGACGTCCGCCCCTGCACCCTGGGCGGCCTGGACACCAAGTCCGCGGTGGAACTGCTGTCCCGGCACACCGGGTCGGTCCGCATCACCGTCGACCCCCGCGCCGCCGAGGGCCTGGCCGAGGAGTGCCAGGGCCAGCCCGCCGCGCTGATGCTGGCCGGGGGCTGGCTCGCGGCCCGCCCCAAGGCGGCCGTCTCCGACCTGGCCAAGCAACTGCACGCCGAGGGCGACGAGGGCACCCCGCTCAGCCGGGTCTTCCGGCTCGCCTACTCCGCCCTGCCGACCCCGGCCGCCCGGATACTGCGCCTGCTCTCCCTCGCCCCGGCCGGTCTGGTCGACCCGCAGACCGCCTCCGCGCTCGCCGGCTGCTCGGTGAGCGGTGCCCGCACCACGCTGGACGACTTCGTCGCCCTCGGCCTGCTGCACGCGGTGGACTCGCCGCTGCCGCAGTACGAGGTCCCCGGCTGTCTGCACCCCCTGCTGAAGACCCTCGCCGAGAGCCAGGACCGCCCCGCCGAGCTCCAGCTCGCCCGCGCCCGCATGCTGGAGCGGACCCTGCGGCTGCTCCAGTCCTGCCGTGCGATCACCGAGACCGACAGTCCCGAGGCCCGCCAGAAGCTTCTGGCCATGCCCCAGGCCCTGCGTTTCCCGAACCCCCGGGCGGCCGCCGAATGGCTGAGCGTCCGCGGGCCCGCCCTGCTCGCCGCGGCCCGTCTCGCGGTCGCCGACGGGGAGCTGGACACCCTCGCCCGGCGCCTGATGTCCCAGCTGGTGCGCGCGATGGTGGCGCACTTCGGCACCCAGGCGGCCGCCCCCGACCTGTACGGCATCCACCGGCTCGTCCTCGACGTGGCCGAGCGGCGCGACCTGCCCCGTGAGAAGGCCGCCGCCCTGCTGAACCTCGCCGACCTGGACGCCCGCACCGGCCGGACCCAGGACGCGCTGGCGCGGTACCGGGCCGCGCTGGACGCCGGACGCGAGGCGAACGACCCGTATGCGACCGGCCGCGCGATGGAATCCGTAGGCGGTGCCCATCTGGAGACCGGGGACTACGACCGGGCCGCCGACTGGTTCGGCCGCGCCCTGGCCCAGCGGCTGGCCCGGGACGAGCGCGCCGACGCGGCCCGGCTCTACGGCCGGATCGCCGCCGCGCACACCTACGCGGGCCGTTACGGCGAGGCCCTCAGGAACTGGCGGGCCGCGGTCGCCGGGCACCGCAAGAACGGCGATGTCACCTCGCACGCACGGGCGTTGAGCGAACTCGCGCGCGTCCAGGAGTACGCCGGACGGCCCGAGGAGTCGCTGCGCACCTGCCAGGAGGCCGTGGAGTGGGCCCGCCGCGCCGAGGACGTACGCCTCCAGGCGGCGCTCCAGCTCAGGCTCGCCGACACGCTGGACCGCCTCGGCGATCCGGTGGCGGCGGCGATGCACCGGGGGACGGCCGAGCAGCTGCTGGGCGAGGAGCTTTCCGAGGCAGAACCGGAGCCGGAAACCCCCGATCTGCCGGAACACGACGCTAACGCCTGCGAAATCCGCAGTACATCCGCTGAAGATTGA
- a CDS encoding glycosyltransferase family 4 protein — MTPVSSHSPHGQSSLRTVQVLGGGNAGSSAHVRSLTSGLVARGVRVTVCAPTEAERAHDFTGAGAEHVHVPRSSDPASVAALRMACTNADLVHAHGLHASFRAVLALSGRRTPLIVTWHDRAYAEGARAQFLRLLERRVVRTAAVVLGTTSALVDRARRTGARDARLAAVALPGPREAVEPEDPDRLRAKVRAELGATGRPLLMAVGSLDRHRGYGLLLDAARSWRRLDPVPLVVVAGEGPLRAELQRRIEEEGLPVRLLGQREDVCELLSAADLALLPSGGDSRSVLAQEALHARVPLVATGGGGVPELVGDAAELVPSGDSEAFAAAVVRLLGDPERQEELRDKGARQAAGWPTEDETVAQVLSVYDELTQLRPLI, encoded by the coding sequence GTGACCCCCGTGAGCAGCCACTCACCGCACGGCCAGTCGTCGCTGCGCACCGTGCAGGTGCTGGGCGGCGGCAACGCCGGCAGCAGCGCGCACGTGCGCTCCCTGACCTCGGGTCTGGTCGCACGGGGAGTGCGGGTCACGGTGTGCGCCCCCACCGAGGCGGAGCGCGCCCACGACTTCACCGGGGCCGGCGCCGAACACGTGCATGTGCCGCGCAGCAGCGACCCGGCCTCCGTGGCCGCGCTGCGGATGGCGTGCACCAACGCCGACCTGGTGCACGCGCACGGACTGCACGCCTCCTTCCGCGCCGTGCTCGCGCTCAGCGGACGCCGTACCCCGCTGATCGTCACCTGGCACGACCGGGCGTACGCCGAGGGGGCGCGCGCCCAGTTCCTGCGCCTGCTGGAGCGGAGGGTGGTCAGGACCGCGGCCGTGGTCCTCGGCACCACCTCGGCCCTCGTGGACCGGGCCCGCCGCACGGGCGCACGGGACGCGCGGCTCGCCGCCGTCGCCCTGCCCGGCCCCCGCGAGGCCGTCGAGCCGGAGGACCCCGACCGGCTGCGCGCCAAGGTGCGGGCCGAACTCGGCGCCACCGGACGCCCGTTGCTGATGGCCGTCGGCTCCCTCGACCGGCACCGGGGCTACGGCCTGCTGCTGGACGCCGCACGCTCGTGGCGCCGTCTCGATCCCGTGCCGCTGGTGGTCGTTGCGGGGGAGGGGCCGCTGCGCGCCGAACTCCAGCGCCGTATCGAGGAGGAGGGGCTGCCGGTCCGGCTCCTCGGACAGCGGGAGGACGTCTGCGAGTTGCTCTCCGCCGCCGACCTCGCCCTGCTGCCGAGCGGCGGGGATTCGCGGTCCGTGCTCGCCCAGGAAGCCCTCCACGCGCGCGTGCCGCTCGTCGCCACCGGGGGCGGCGGCGTCCCCGAACTCGTCGGAGACGCGGCCGAACTCGTGCCCTCCGGGGACTCCGAGGCGTTCGCCGCCGCCGTGGTCCGGCTGCTCGGCGACCCCGAACGCCAGGAGGAGCTCAGGGACAAGGGCGCACGGCAGGCGGCGGGCTGGCCGACCGAGGACGAGACCGTCGCCCAAGTGCTCAGCGTCTACGACGAGTTGACCCAACTGCGGCCCCTGATCTGA
- a CDS encoding LLM class F420-dependent oxidoreductase: MDISVVAVGREDDSPIDEPLRVGVLADRLGYPEVWVGEGPTWDSFVLATAIGQATGQVALTAGPVPVNVRDPYTIARGAAGTAAVVGRPVGVALGTSSKRVVEGVHERPRARPAATMEESAAALRGLLHATPGEPVVPGSPFRRRLPPPGGALTVAAFGDRAIATAAAHADRMLLDVVSPEQVRDLRARLLAAADKAGRTPPTLAAWLPAAVDPEPETLDQVLGSIAGYLTVAGYREVFVEAGLGAAVELAESGADRETLVRALPREAASAVGLVGGLDTVRARIEVYAEAGLDEIALVPATAGDPGGERTLTALGPG; the protein is encoded by the coding sequence ATGGACATCAGCGTGGTCGCCGTGGGGCGGGAGGACGACAGTCCGATCGATGAGCCGTTGCGGGTGGGGGTGCTCGCCGACCGGCTCGGGTATCCGGAGGTGTGGGTCGGCGAGGGACCGACGTGGGACTCCTTCGTCCTGGCCACCGCCATCGGTCAGGCCACCGGACAGGTGGCGTTGACCGCCGGGCCGGTGCCGGTGAACGTGCGCGACCCGTACACCATCGCCCGCGGCGCCGCGGGCACCGCGGCCGTCGTGGGCAGGCCGGTCGGAGTGGCGCTGGGCACCTCCAGCAAGCGCGTCGTCGAGGGCGTGCACGAGCGGCCCCGGGCCCGGCCCGCGGCCACGATGGAGGAGAGCGCGGCGGCCCTGCGCGGACTCCTGCACGCGACCCCCGGCGAACCGGTCGTCCCCGGCAGCCCGTTCCGCCGCCGCCTCCCGCCGCCCGGCGGTGCCCTCACGGTGGCGGCCTTCGGCGACCGCGCGATCGCCACGGCCGCCGCGCACGCCGACCGGATGCTGCTCGACGTCGTCTCGCCGGAGCAGGTGCGTGACCTGCGCGCCAGGCTGCTCGCGGCGGCCGACAAGGCGGGCCGCACCCCGCCCACGCTGGCCGCCTGGCTGCCCGCGGCCGTCGACCCCGAGCCGGAGACGCTCGACCAGGTCCTGGGCAGCATCGCCGGATACCTGACCGTGGCGGGCTACCGCGAGGTGTTCGTCGAGGCCGGTCTCGGTGCGGCGGTCGAGCTGGCCGAGTCCGGCGCCGACCGGGAGACACTGGTCCGTGCGCTGCCGAGGGAGGCCGCCTCCGCCGTAGGCCTGGTCGGCGGCCTCGACACCGTACGCGCACGGATCGAGGTCTACGCCGAGGCCGGGCTCGACGAGATCGCGCTGGTCCCGGCCACGGCCGGCGACCCGGGCGGGGAGCGGACGCTGACGGCCCTCGGGCCGGGCTGA
- a CDS encoding PucR family transcriptional regulator produces MDSRTDHRFENRGAGITVQRALELPGLRSGLPEVLAGADRLHRTVRWVHAGEVPHIASLLKGGELLLTTGYGLGTRSAEQRAFVRTLAERGIAALVVELGPRFTRLPAALVDTARSAGLPLVQLHREVPFVTVTEEIHTEIVNGHYALLQQAEEVHGRCTRALLDGGGVPQVLGILADFSGNPVFLETTDGRLLYAAGAGPEGADPLQVWEGLRGRHQDAPTAGSVLVDVPGGGPGTGSVRARLVLLPVRAPLAPVHRMAAERAAGILAVVLMQARQEEELAARGRGDFLTDLAEGRIAAEDAPAQARVLGFKPGAGPLLPVVMRLGDPLAPGGGWAVLARAVAEELASVGVPVLLGVRPVEGRVPVLLGLRSESERSAVADRVAAALRAGVERAGMQRPGAQPPVVVVGVAGGWAAASAGLRHAAETATAAQGLSDRPWYDARRLDIDLLLWRLRDHPDLAAFVDRAIGPVQDHDDRSKPPLLPTLETYLAHAGRKAETARELHLNRQTLYNRLARIGELLGTDLDDPQTVLALSLALRARRLVP; encoded by the coding sequence ATGGACAGCCGCACGGATCACCGTTTCGAGAACCGGGGCGCCGGGATCACCGTGCAGCGGGCACTGGAGCTGCCCGGACTGCGGAGCGGGCTCCCGGAGGTTCTCGCGGGCGCCGACCGGCTGCACCGGACCGTGCGCTGGGTGCACGCGGGCGAGGTGCCGCACATCGCCTCGCTGCTCAAGGGCGGCGAACTGCTGCTGACCACGGGCTACGGCCTCGGCACCCGTTCCGCCGAGCAGCGGGCGTTCGTGCGCACCCTGGCCGAGCGGGGCATCGCGGCCCTGGTCGTGGAGCTCGGCCCGCGCTTCACGCGGCTGCCCGCCGCCCTGGTCGACACGGCCCGCTCGGCCGGTCTGCCGCTGGTCCAGCTGCACCGCGAGGTGCCCTTCGTGACGGTCACCGAGGAGATCCACACCGAGATCGTCAACGGCCACTACGCCCTGCTCCAGCAGGCGGAGGAGGTGCACGGCCGCTGCACCCGGGCGCTGCTGGACGGCGGCGGGGTGCCGCAGGTCCTGGGCATCCTGGCCGACTTCAGCGGCAACCCGGTCTTCCTGGAGACGACGGACGGCCGGCTGCTGTACGCCGCCGGGGCCGGACCCGAGGGCGCGGATCCGCTCCAGGTGTGGGAGGGGCTGCGCGGCCGGCACCAGGACGCCCCCACGGCCGGTTCGGTCCTGGTGGACGTGCCGGGCGGCGGGCCGGGGACGGGCTCGGTGCGCGCCCGGCTCGTTCTGCTCCCCGTCCGCGCGCCGCTCGCCCCCGTGCACCGGATGGCCGCCGAGCGGGCCGCGGGGATCCTGGCCGTGGTCCTGATGCAGGCCCGCCAGGAGGAGGAGCTGGCCGCGCGCGGGCGCGGCGACTTCCTGACCGACCTCGCCGAGGGCCGTATCGCCGCCGAGGACGCGCCCGCGCAGGCGCGCGTCCTCGGCTTCAAGCCGGGCGCCGGACCGCTGCTGCCGGTGGTCATGCGGCTCGGCGACCCGCTCGCCCCCGGCGGGGGCTGGGCGGTCCTGGCGCGCGCGGTCGCGGAGGAGCTGGCGTCCGTGGGCGTACCGGTCCTGCTGGGTGTACGTCCGGTCGAGGGCCGGGTCCCCGTGCTGCTGGGCCTGCGGTCGGAGTCGGAGAGGTCGGCGGTCGCGGACCGGGTCGCGGCGGCGCTGCGGGCGGGTGTGGAGCGGGCCGGGATGCAACGGCCTGGAGCACAGCCGCCGGTGGTGGTCGTCGGGGTCGCGGGCGGCTGGGCGGCGGCCTCGGCGGGCCTGCGGCACGCGGCGGAGACGGCCACGGCGGCCCAGGGCTTGTCCGACCGGCCGTGGTACGACGCCCGCCGCCTCGACATCGACCTCCTGCTGTGGCGGCTGCGCGACCACCCTGACCTGGCGGCCTTCGTGGACCGTGCCATCGGGCCGGTCCAGGACCACGACGACCGCTCCAAGCCGCCCCTGCTGCCCACGCTGGAGACGTATCTGGCGCACGCGGGCCGCAAGGCGGAGACGGCCCGCGAGCTGCACCTCAACCGGCAGACGCTCTACAACCGGCTCGCCCGCATCGGGGAGTTGCTCGGCACCGACCTCGACGACCCGCAGACGGTCCTGGCGTTGAGCCTGGCGCTGCGGGCCCGCAGACTCGTGCCCTGA
- a CDS encoding NUDIX domain-containing protein, with the protein MTIKDTPEAWQVRATETPFVGNKTSVRTDEVVMPDGSVVKRDYQVHPGSVAVLALDEEDRVLLIRQYRHPVRQKLWEIPAGLLDVPGENPLHAAQRELYEEAHVKAEDWRVLTDVYTTPGGCDEAVRIFLARNLSEAEGERFEVEDEETDLEYARVPVDELARGVLAGELHNNCLVVGVLSLIAARASGGLDGLRAADAEWPARPFEA; encoded by the coding sequence ATGACGATCAAGGACACCCCCGAGGCGTGGCAGGTCCGGGCCACCGAGACCCCCTTCGTGGGCAACAAGACCTCCGTCCGCACGGACGAGGTGGTCATGCCCGACGGCTCGGTGGTCAAGCGCGACTACCAGGTCCACCCCGGCTCCGTGGCCGTCCTCGCCCTCGACGAGGAGGACCGCGTGCTGCTCATCCGGCAGTACCGCCACCCCGTACGGCAGAAGCTGTGGGAGATCCCGGCCGGGCTGCTGGACGTGCCCGGCGAGAACCCGCTGCATGCCGCGCAGCGGGAGCTGTACGAGGAGGCGCACGTCAAGGCGGAGGACTGGCGGGTCCTCACGGACGTGTACACGACTCCGGGTGGGTGCGACGAGGCCGTGCGGATCTTTCTCGCGCGCAACCTCTCGGAAGCCGAGGGGGAGCGGTTCGAGGTCGAGGACGAGGAGACCGACCTGGAGTACGCGCGGGTGCCGGTGGACGAGCTGGCCCGGGGCGTCCTCGCCGGTGAGCTGCACAACAACTGCCTGGTCGTGGGTGTGCTTTCGCTGATCGCGGCGCGGGCCTCCGGCGGGCTGGACGGGTTGCGTGCGGCGGATGCGGAGTGGCCGGCACGGCCCTTTGAGGCGTGA
- a CDS encoding glycoside hydrolase family 15 protein, translated as MAGRIEDYALIGDMQTAALVCRDGTVDWLCLPRFDSHAIFAGLLGTEEHGFWRLGPAHAADAEPPTAARRSYRGDSLILESEWDTPRGTVRVTDFMPPRDGAPQLIRIVEGVSGRVPMRSALRMRFSYGRVVPWVHRHEGRTVAVAGPDSVWFDTEVETYGKSLTTYSDFTVAPGERIAFTISWEPSHKQPPPLPEPEQSLEATEDFWREWVEHCTYHGPYREAVVRSLITLKALTYAPTGGIVAAPTTSLPEHIGGVRNWDYRYTWLRDAAITLSSLLRTGYREEARAWREWLLRAVAGDPENLQIMYGIAGERELGEAELDWLPGFEGSAPVRVGNGAAHQLQLDVYGEVTEALHLAHMTGLARNDYASLLQLKLIRYLEQHWDEPDEGIWEVRGPRRHFVHSKVMAWVAVDRTIKLIESGDADGPLEKWRELRDDIHRDVCEKGYDKERNTFTQSYGSKELDASLLLIPQMGFLPPDDKRVIGTIEAIQRELSTADGFILRYPTSGEDEGVDGLPGDEGAFLACSFWMADDLAMIGRVDEARKLFEKLLSLRNDLGLLAEEWDPHLQRQVGNFPQAFSHVPLIDTALRLTASGAYGG; from the coding sequence GTGGCCGGGCGCATCGAAGACTACGCACTCATCGGAGACATGCAGACCGCTGCCCTGGTCTGCCGGGACGGCACGGTGGACTGGCTGTGCCTGCCCCGCTTCGACTCGCATGCCATCTTCGCCGGCCTGCTGGGCACGGAGGAACACGGTTTCTGGCGGCTCGGCCCGGCGCACGCCGCCGACGCCGAGCCTCCCACCGCGGCCCGGCGCAGCTACCGCGGAGACTCCCTGATCCTGGAGTCCGAGTGGGACACCCCGCGCGGCACGGTCCGGGTGACCGACTTCATGCCCCCGCGTGACGGCGCCCCGCAGCTCATCCGCATCGTGGAGGGCGTCTCGGGCCGGGTCCCGATGCGCTCCGCCCTCCGGATGCGTTTCTCCTACGGCCGGGTCGTGCCGTGGGTGCACCGGCACGAGGGCCGTACGGTCGCCGTCGCGGGCCCGGACAGCGTGTGGTTCGACACAGAGGTGGAGACCTACGGCAAGTCGCTGACGACGTACTCCGACTTCACGGTCGCCCCGGGTGAGCGGATCGCGTTCACCATCTCCTGGGAGCCCTCGCACAAGCAGCCGCCGCCGCTCCCGGAGCCCGAGCAGTCGCTGGAGGCGACGGAGGACTTCTGGCGCGAGTGGGTCGAGCACTGCACGTACCACGGCCCCTACCGCGAGGCCGTCGTCCGCTCGCTGATCACGCTCAAGGCCCTGACCTACGCCCCGACGGGCGGCATCGTCGCCGCGCCGACGACCTCCCTGCCGGAGCACATCGGCGGCGTCCGCAACTGGGACTACCGCTACACCTGGCTGCGCGACGCGGCGATCACCCTGTCCTCGCTGCTGCGCACCGGCTACCGCGAGGAGGCCCGCGCCTGGCGCGAGTGGCTGCTCAGGGCGGTCGCCGGCGACCCGGAGAACCTCCAGATCATGTACGGCATCGCGGGCGAGCGCGAGCTGGGCGAGGCCGAGCTCGACTGGCTGCCCGGCTTCGAGGGCTCCGCCCCGGTCCGCGTGGGCAACGGCGCCGCACACCAGCTCCAGCTGGACGTCTACGGCGAGGTCACCGAGGCCCTGCACCTGGCGCACATGACGGGCCTGGCCCGCAACGACTACGCCTCGCTGCTCCAGCTCAAGCTCATCCGCTACCTGGAGCAGCACTGGGACGAGCCGGACGAGGGCATCTGGGAGGTGCGCGGCCCGCGCCGCCACTTCGTGCACTCCAAGGTGATGGCCTGGGTCGCCGTGGACCGCACGATCAAGCTCATCGAGTCCGGCGACGCGGACGGCCCGCTGGAGAAGTGGCGCGAACTGCGCGACGACATCCACCGGGACGTGTGTGAGAAGGGTTACGACAAGGAGCGCAACACCTTCACGCAGTCGTACGGCTCGAAGGAGCTGGACGCCTCCCTGCTGCTGATCCCGCAGATGGGCTTCCTGCCTCCGGACGACAAGCGCGTGATCGGCACGATCGAGGCGATCCAGCGCGAGCTGTCCACGGCGGACGGCTTCATCCTGCGCTACCCGACCTCCGGCGAGGACGAGGGCGTCGACGGCCTGCCGGGCGACGAGGGTGCCTTCCTGGCCTGCTCGTTCTGGATGGCGGACGACCTGGCGATGATCGGCCGCGTGGACGAGGCCCGCAAGCTGTTCGAGAAGCTGCTGTCCCTGCGCAACGACCTCGGTCTGCTGGCCGAGGAGTGGGACCCGCACCTGCAGCGCCAGGTCGGCAACTTCCCGCAGGCTTTCAGCCATGTTCCGCTCATCGACACCGCGCTGAGGCTGACGGCTTCCGGAGCCTACGGCGGCTGA
- a CDS encoding CTP synthase gives MPPVFRNSTATTTKHIFVTGGVASSLGKGLTASSLGMLLKARGLRVVMQKLDPYLNVDPGTMNPFQHGEVFVTNDGAETDLDIGHYERFLDRDLDGSANVTTGQIYSTVIAKERRGEYLGDTVQVIPHITNEIKHRIRRMATDEVDVVITEVGGTVGDIESLPFLETVRQVRHEVGRDNVFVVHISLLPYIGPSGELKTKPTQHSVAALRNIGIQPDAIVLRCDREVPTAIKRKISLMCDVDEAAVVACPDARSIYDIPKTVHGEGLDAYVVRKLDLPFRDVDWRTWDDLLDRVHNPDHEITLALVGKYIDLPDAYLSVTEALRAGGFANKARVKIKWVTSDDCKTPAGAAAQLGDVDGICIPGGFGDRGVLGKVGAIKYARENRIPLLGLCLGLQCIVIEAARNLADIPDANSTEFDAATGHPVISTMAEQLDIVAGEGDMGGTMRLGMYPAKLAEGSIVREVYDGKEYVEERHRHRYEVNNAYRAELEKKAGILFSGTSPDGKLVEYVEYPREVHPYLVATQAHPELRSRPTRPHPLFAGLVKASVARKISQ, from the coding sequence ATGCCGCCTGTTTTTCGAAACAGCACAGCTACGACGACCAAGCACATCTTCGTCACCGGGGGTGTCGCCTCCTCGCTCGGCAAGGGCCTGACGGCGTCCAGCCTCGGCATGCTGCTCAAGGCGCGGGGCCTGCGCGTCGTGATGCAGAAGCTCGACCCGTACCTGAACGTCGACCCGGGCACGATGAACCCCTTCCAGCACGGTGAGGTGTTCGTCACCAACGACGGCGCCGAGACCGACCTGGACATCGGCCACTACGAGCGTTTCCTCGACCGTGACCTGGACGGCTCCGCCAATGTCACCACCGGTCAGATCTACTCGACGGTGATCGCCAAGGAGCGGCGTGGCGAGTACCTCGGCGACACCGTGCAGGTCATCCCGCACATCACCAACGAGATCAAGCACCGCATCCGCCGCATGGCGACCGACGAGGTCGACGTCGTGATCACCGAGGTCGGTGGCACCGTCGGCGACATCGAGTCGCTGCCGTTCCTGGAGACCGTGCGCCAGGTCCGGCACGAGGTCGGCCGTGACAACGTCTTCGTCGTCCACATCTCGCTCCTGCCGTACATCGGACCGTCGGGTGAGCTGAAGACGAAGCCGACCCAGCACTCGGTTGCGGCTCTGCGCAACATCGGTATCCAGCCGGATGCGATCGTGCTGCGCTGCGACCGCGAGGTGCCGACCGCGATCAAGCGGAAGATCTCGCTGATGTGCGACGTCGACGAGGCCGCCGTGGTCGCCTGCCCCGACGCCCGCTCGATCTACGACATCCCCAAGACCGTGCACGGCGAGGGCCTGGACGCCTACGTCGTCCGCAAGCTGGACCTGCCGTTCCGGGATGTAGACTGGCGGACCTGGGACGACCTGCTCGACCGCGTCCACAACCCCGACCACGAGATCACGCTCGCCCTGGTCGGCAAGTACATCGACCTGCCCGACGCCTACCTCTCGGTCACCGAGGCGCTGCGCGCCGGCGGCTTCGCCAACAAGGCCCGCGTGAAGATCAAGTGGGTCACCTCCGACGACTGCAAGACCCCGGCCGGCGCCGCGGCGCAGCTCGGTGACGTCGACGGCATCTGCATCCCCGGCGGCTTCGGCGACCGCGGTGTGCTCGGCAAGGTGGGCGCGATCAAGTACGCCCGCGAGAACAGGATCCCGCTGCTCGGCCTCTGCCTGGGCCTTCAGTGCATCGTGATCGAGGCCGCGCGCAACCTCGCCGACATCCCGGACGCCAACTCCACCGAGTTCGACGCGGCCACCGGTCATCCGGTGATCTCCACCATGGCCGAGCAGCTCGACATCGTCGCCGGCGAGGGCGACATGGGCGGAACGATGCGGCTGGGCATGTACCCGGCCAAGCTCGCCGAGGGCTCCATCGTCCGCGAGGTGTACGACGGCAAGGAGTACGTCGAGGAGCGGCACCGGCACCGCTACGAGGTGAACAACGCCTACCGCGCGGAGCTGGAGAAGAAGGCGGGCATCCTGTTCTCCGGCACCTCGCCGGACGGCAAGCTCGTGGAGTACGTCGAGTACCCGCGCGAGGTCCACCCCTACCTGGTCGCCACGCAGGCGCACCCGGAGCTGCGCTCGCGTCCGACGCGTCCGCACCCGCTGTTCGCCGGGCTGGTGAAGGCCTCGGTCGCGCGGAAGATTTCCCAGTAG